The genomic region attttatagaaatcggactaaGATTGgatcgaacgggccaaaccggtccaaccggacctaaaatgggcccttggcccaactaaactaaactaaaaccctagttttcagcactctctctcctcacttatcactcaaacacgctgaaatggagtaagggaggggaagaacactctctcaaacttctatctctcacttgatcttcaaaccaccataacttttgatctagagctccgattgccgcaccgtttgtggccacgcgttcaccgcggagagctctacaaaacccatacaatcaatcttgagttAAGctacgttttgctcttcgaaattccagcccttgttttcgagtttcatggatgaaatgttgagattttgggctctttgatgttataggacccaactctcttaaaggagaaggttaatcttgtctccttagaCCTTGGgagtggtaagattctcaaccccagtgtaatttgttgttctatgatgttaggtattgagatgttgtgtatgggtatgatgattgtggcttaggttgtgtatatgtgaatattggagcttgattggtgattttggaaagcttgggagagggttttgtgtgataaaatctgttcttagaggtgttgagaccttgagagcttgtggacaagtggtttggaagtgctccggttgagcttgggaaatcggctaaggtatgatttcggtttctcgtatctaatatgtaatgtggtaggaaatacttaggctagaggccctaagataggcattgaattgatgatgttgttgattggttgagatatatgatgtgatcatatatgttattatgaatattgatgccttggttGTGTGATgtatgagaaaatgcatgttgtgatatatgcttgatgaatgattaaggttgaattggtgggtggtaccatgttgatggtgaatatgatgttgattatgtataatgatggttgattgaaaatggtattattggaaattgggatgagggaggatgtatgacatgatattgtgtttgtcctttagccatttgattgagaagtgttaaaatggttggatgtggttttgggaatttggtaaagtgtcaatgtgtgagttgaggatggcttgatgttgattttggtacattttgattgatttcaaagaaaagggataaaattggcatgttttgattgattttgaaaagagttgaaagtggcttgttttgaaaatgacactttatggttttgtatgaaaatatggtttttgggcatactttgacgggacataacttggactacggatttctgatttgtgccaaatctgtttagaaatgaaattggatccgggatgtccatgccgttcgaagaacgaatgaaaaacgatttaaattgagaaagttatgtccgtcggaagattgggggttgaatctgtaaattctgcagcttttaacttagaaaatttttagcagaatgaccctccgcgcgtaggcgcacatGGCGTGTAcacgccgttcttcaagaaagcaccatccacgcgtgcgcgtggtgtgcgcgggcgcgtcgatgcgctgcaccaaatgcccagctatttttccgagagttgtgccagagttgtgccagagttgtgccagttttttgcctggggcgcaagagcacccacgcgtacgcgtggttgacgctcgcgcgtcgtttggttatttttcaacccacgcgtccgcgcgtatgattCTGGCGCGTCGATGAGATTTTGTGGCCATCcctgcgtgcgcgtggagtgcgcgtacgcgtggccctgtttttatcccaaagttgatttttgagttttaaaagccaaatttcatacttctaagcctccgatctcaccacttatgtcttaaatcattataatatgcctagcaatgaggcaaggggctagtaaatgtggtaacttgtgagTGAAGCAAGGAAAAAAtaaatgatcaatgaggatcaaagatgattatgtgagatgcagaGGATGGcagtggaagtgcttgttgtgtcatgggccgaagggccgtaattgttgatgaattggctggttatggatttaaccgtgagtcGGATGGCTAGATTATCGCCGTGTTACGGCAGAGCCATGTtcatggctaagtataaatgcatatatgctgttgaatgaattgtgaatgtttgcatttccaccatcggagatgagggtttccctgagaggaagtagtggctagccaccacgtgctccaggttgagactcgaagctcttgtgactctatgtcgtaagtgtggtcgggcactgtgaaaggcccggatgagctcgcccccgtaaatattcaccagtaagggtgatggatatggatcatgattataatcaagtttatgatgagtataactcgagttagggatgcgcgacagagggacagtccaatggttagctaccaggacttgtcgggttggttctataaccgacagatgatatcatcagccactagggacaggcattcatcatatgcatactatatgaattgtttgagattgcctatttgactgcatattacttgttaatttgtctaaatgccttatctgttcctaatTGATCATCAGccctagggacaggcattcatcatatgcatactatatgaattgtttgagattgcctatttgactgcatattacttgttAATTGTCTAAATACCTTAtatgttcctatttgtaaatctcttgtctgatataactgtgtttgctatattatactcctgctggtggttgggaggtctgaaggaattggaaagggaagtattagttagactgaaggatctttggtcagttgccacttacggtttagtttgtttataagctttgatattatctggaggatgttctaggattgccttcggctttcctctattattatgtattatatatgtggaagctgttaccatgctggggacctctggttctcactcatgcggattttgtgattttcatatgcaggacgtgaggtttctcattgaggcatgctggagacttctggatttacgaagatcctttgttctcgggactctgttttggtttatatatcttgtttagatactattatctccattaaataatacaaactgtgatgactccttctagaggggattttggagaataggtttctgtatttgtgtccctttggggttttccttattttattatatgtatatattactatgctcggaccggttatcttcgcatccgaatttgagttttgatattcccatttttgacactcttttatatatatatatatatatatatatatatatatatatatatatatatatatatatatatatatatataatctctctcttttttttttttttttctttttgaaaacttGCTGGGTGCTCCCCTTAGTGTTCACAACTCTTATTCACTCAACCattgcgctttcgagttgcgatttttgtttacccctttttctacaaaggctcctagttataatccttattcacactactatacatactagatttttgttttagaggtcgtaataccttgccatctctggattatgacttaagcataagactttgtttGAGACGACCCGGCTGGCCCAACCCGAATCCCACTAAAAACTCTTCGATTTCTGTTGCACTTCCTAAACGGTTACTTATCTCCCACTCTTCCACTACTCTCAATCTCTCATTGACCCATGgtattctgcattttttttaggtttttattcAACGATTTTACACTTTTCTTCTACTATTGTTAGCTTGTTGTCTTCTCAGTTCTTGTCAACACAGCTTTATGAGACTGACTCCATGAGTGTGGTGGCCTCTGCATGATTCATCTCTGTTCTGTGCTTGTGCGCTGCGGACCTGCGGTACCTTGTGCAATCTTATCTGGTAAgtacataataaattaataacatatTTAGTGATTTATCATCATTACAAATTTACAATTAGTGATTGTTATGCCTTTTGTTTTGTTAATAGTTTaaggataaaataaaaacatgacAGTGATTAATGAACGTGAGTAGTGCTATATCTTAGCAAAATCTCTCTCATTCTAAATTTTGTATTTCAAAGATTCCAATATAAATAAGGAGTACCAATATAATACATATATAGTACTGTGCTCAAATATAAGAAAAGTAGAAAATATCAACATCTCTCTCATTcttaattttgtatttcaaaGATTCCAATATAAATAAGGAGTACCAATATAATACATATATAGTACTGTGCtcaaatataataaaagtagaaaatgtCAACGAAACATAATTGGATTGGGATTTAGGAACCttgtttttcatttaattttttggtTCTTAAAGCTTTGCTAGTTAAGTTTTTTAATTGCTACCTACAACCTAAATGCTTACATAGTTAATTATATATTTGTTTAtaagtttatttattttagtgTAGTGAATTTGATATGGACTAcagaattttcttttaaaaataatgtGAATTTATTACTACTGTGTTCTCATTTTAGATTCCATAGATTATAAATTATGTACTTCTATTTGTTTAGGTTTAATATGGCTTCAAATGCGGATAATGGTGAAAATAATACTGGAGTTGAAACTGATCGTAGTTGTGCATCCAAGAAGATCGCTAAAAATACTGCAGGAAATAGGAGTGACAAAGCTGGGAAGCATGGAATTTCGGTTGATGGAGAtgccaaaaaaataaaatgcaagTATTGTGATAAGGTGGTGACAGGAGGAGTGTATAGGTTGAAACATCATTTGGCAGGAACAAAAAAAGATGTTGAACCTTGCATGGGTGTTTCTGATGAGGTTAAAAAGGAtatgtttgatattgttgttggtttgcaaaaaaaattagttaagaaGACGAGAAtttgaagaaaagatacaaagtaaagatgaaggaatagaagaagaaggggaAAAGAAATACAGACACCAGCAAGTCTCTTTAAGAAAAGGGGTGTGAGCACTCAAACAACAATCAACTCAATTTTTAAGAAGGGCTTAAGGGAAGAGGCGTGTGATGAAATTGCTTCGTTCATCTACAATAATGCTATTCCCTTTAATGTTGCAAGGTCTGAAGAATACCATAACATGTTTGAGAAGGTTGCCCGCCATGGATTAGGATTCAAGCCACCTTCTTATGATGAGTTAAGAGGAAAATTATTGAAGAAGGTAGAGTCAACCAAACTAACATTAGAACATAAAGCTGAATGGAAGAAAACTGGATGCACTATTATGACAGATGGTTGGACAGATAAAAGAAGGAGAACTATTCTCAACTTTCTTGTGAATAGTCCTAAGGGAACTGTTTTCTTGAAATCCATTAATGCTTCTGATATATGCAAAACAGCTGAAAAGATATTCAAGATGATTGATGAAGTCGTAGAGGAAGTGGGAGAAGAGAATGTGGTTCAAGTTGTAACTGATAATGCAGCTAACTACAAAAAGGCAGGACAAATGTTGATGGAAAAGAGAAAGAATCTTTATTGGACTCCTTGTGCCGCTCATTGCATTGATTTGATGCTTGAAGATTTTGAGAAGAAGCTAGATCTTCACAAAGACACCATTGCCAAAGGAAGAAAGCTAACTACTTACATATATTCTAGGACTTCTCTAATTTCCCTTTTACAACAGCACACCAAAGGAAGAGATTTGGTGAGACCAGGTATGACGCGATTTGCTACGTTCTACCTTACTTTGGGTAGTCTTAATGAGAAGAAGAATCCAATAATTAGAATGTTCATCTCGGATGAATGGAAGGAAAGCAAGTGCTCAAAGACAAGAGATGGGAAAAACAttgaaaatattattttggaTAAAACATTTTGGGGAAACATTATCCATTGCTTGAGAGGTGCttatcctcttcttcatgtgctTCGTATAGTGGATTCAGAGGGTAAGGCAGCTATGGGATATATGTATTCTGAAATTGATCGTGCTAAAGAAAAGATTAAAGATGCTTTTCAAAGTGTTGAACTAAGGTAATAAAACTAGTAATAAGTAAACATTTTTCTCTCAGTTTTAtcatttaattatttactaattaactAATTGTCTAATTCActatttgtatatttttctttAGTTATAAACCTTTGTGGGATATTATTGATGCAAGATGGGACAAGCAACTCTTTAGGCCTTTGCATGCTGCAAGCTATTATTTGAATCCACAAATTCATTATAGTCCTAATTTTAAGGTTGAGTATGATGTTAAAAAAGGACTTTATGATTGTTTGGATATACTTGTGGGAGATTCTGCACTCATTACAATTATTGATAGTCAACTTGAAGATTTCAAGAGTAAAGCTAAATTTTTTGGTAGAGATGTAGCCAAGAATGCTCTCAAAACCAAAACACCCTCACAATGGTGGGATTCTTATGGGGATGAACATCCAGAACTTCAAAAGTTTGCTATCCGTGTCTTGAGTTTGACTTGTAGTTCATCAGGATGTGAGCGCAATTGGAGTGCTTTTGAGATGGTAAACTTTTAATTTGATATTAACTTAGGAATTTATTTTCTAAACTATAGAATTAGTTAAttattcaattctatttttttaattagcatatgttaatatattaaataaatacttGTAAATTTTGATATTATTAGGTTCACACGAAAAGAAGAAATCGTTTGAAGACAAGCACAATGAATGATGTTGTTTTTGTGATGACCAATTCAAGATTGGCAAGAAAGAAGCCATCAAGAAATACTGCTGATTATAGCTTTGAAGACTTGGATTCAGATGAAGAATGGATTGTGGAAGATGAAAATATGATGGAAAATATGGAAGAATTTGACACACAAAATGGTGTAAACTTAGCCCCTCAAGAAGATAGAGGTAAAGATGGGGTCCTTTGattgatttggagattcctcttcTTGATGATGATGCTTTCAATGAGCTTCTCAACTTTTCTCCTAATGAAAATCAAAATGTTGGAGAACATGATGATCATGACTTTAATAAACTGCTTTAGTCTTTATATTTTTTAGTATGATGTTATGTTATCTATTTTATATTTGTGATGTTACATATTGTTATTTTGAATTTCAGACTTGtggttagtttatatttttatttttgaactttACAAATGTtacattttattatatatttatgctactttatctttattttatcattatgttattatttatgATACGTTTGTCAAATTTAAAttctcatttttatttaaattatttaattttatcatattatATTACTCTTATAATTGATATTGATAAATTTATATAATTGGTAGAATCTTACGTTCCGTTTTACGATTTTACGTTCTacgatttttaattaattttctgatTCTATGTAAAATCTCGATTTTTGATACCTTGATTATGGTTGATTTGATGCATTTCTAATTACAAGAATATATAATAGTAAAATTGATGTACTGATATGGTAGACCTCTCCTCGTCATCTCTCTCTGTTTCAAGGCTTCAAGCTCTCTCTCATCGTTGGTAAGTAACACTCCTCCACTACTTCTTtgaatatttttcttagttaattTTATTGGTATTGCTGTAATAGGATAATCACTCTTCCCAGTATTTCCACCCATTATTTGTGTTTCATGTTCAATGCATTTTCTATAAGTAGTGTGGCAGTAGTGATGATTcaattttttacatttttttaaagaTCGGCACTACTTGAATAAGGAAGGGGCTATTACTTTTCGGTGAGTGGGAAAATAATATcttcaattttaatttgatttatgtAATTACTTTTCATTGACTAGTTCAGCTAAAAACTACTTGTGGCAGCATACCAGAACAAGTAGAATTAAAGCCTTTGCATTGTGGGGTCAAAATTCACAGCCAAATTAGAATTATTGACATGAATTTCATATTAGAGAGTAAGAATTACTCTAATTACTCCAGGACATGGTCAAGAGGATTATGTAACTGGACAGAAGTATGTGCTACCCATTCTTTCACCAGTAGATGAGCATGGGATATTCGTTGAAGAAGCTAGACAGTTTAGTGGGCTTGATGTTCTTGGTGAGGGTAACACTACTATTGTGAAATATTTGGATGAAAATCTGTCACATATCCTAGAAGAATCATATGGTAAGTTCTTCCTGTCACTCTTCGCAAACTCTCTTAATGTGCTGAGAATAGTTATTATAGACTTTATCATTTATCATTTATCATCATCATGTGACCTCTTCTATGTTTTCTGATTTAGAATACAAGTATCCATCTGATTGGCGAACCAAAAAACCGACAATATTTAGAGCAACGGAGCAATGAATTACATCAATAGAGGGATTTCGTGATGCTATTATGGG from Arachis ipaensis cultivar K30076 chromosome B02, Araip1.1, whole genome shotgun sequence harbors:
- the LOC107627719 gene encoding uncharacterized protein LOC107627719, whose product is MFEKVARHGLGFKPPSYDELRGKLLKKVESTKLTLEHKAEWKKTGCTIMTDGWTDKRRRTILNFLVNSPKGTVFLKSINASDICKTAEKIFKMIDEVVEEVGEENVVQVVTDNAANYKKAGQMLMEKRKNLYWTPCAAHCIDLMLEDFEKKLDLHKDTIAKGRKLTTYIYSRTSLISLLQQHTKGRDLVRPGMTRFATFYLTLGSLNEKKNPIIRMFISDEWKESKCSKTRDGKNIENIILDKTFWGNIIHCLRGAYPLLHVLRIVDSEGKAAMGYMYSEIDRAKEKIKDAFQSVELSYKPLWDIIDARWDKQLFRPLHAASYYLNPQIHYSPNFKVEYDVKKGLYDCLDILVGDSALITIIDSQLEDFKSKAKFFGRDVAKNALKTKTPSQWWDSYGDEHPELQKFAIRVLSLTCSSSGCERNWSAFEMVHTKRRNRLKTSTMNDVVFVMTNSRLARKKPSRNTADYSFEDLDSDEEWIVEDENMMENMEEFDTQNGVNLAPQEDRGKDGVL